The Corallococcus soli DNA window CCGCAGCTGGGGTTGGATGGGGCGACGCGCATCGAGACGACCATCGACCCGGCGCTCCAGGCGGCCGTGGAGAAGGCGATCATCGAGGAGCTGCGGGGCCTGGCGGAGCGCAGGGTGGGGGAGGCGGCGGCCATCGTCCTGGACAACGCGACGGGCGAGGTGCTCGCTTACGTGGGGTCCTCGGACTTCCTGGACGAGGCGAAGGGCGGGCAGAACGACGGCGTGCGGTCGCTGCGGCAACCCGGCTCCGCGCTGAAGCCGTTCGCGTACGGGCTGGCGCTCAGCAAGGGCTTCACGCCGTCCAGCGTGCTGGCGGACGTGGAGGTGCACCTGGCCACGCCGGGCGGGTCGTACGTGCCCAAGAACTATGACCGCCGCGTGCACGGTCCGGTGCGGCTGCGCGCGGCGCTGGCGGCCAGCTACAACATCCCGGCGGTGCGGCTGACGGACGCGCTGGGGCCGGAGCAGGTGCTGCGCGTGCTGCGCGAGGCGGGCTTCGAGAGCCTCACGCAGAGCGCGTCGCACTACGGGGTGGGCATCGTGCTGGGCAATGGCGACGTGACGCTGCGCGAGCTGGCGCGGGCGTACCGGGGGCTGGCGCGGGGCGGGGTGGTGGGGCCGGTGAAGGAGGTCCGCGCGGCGTTCGGCCCGGCCGGCGCGCCGCTGCGCATCCCGGTGGAGCTGGAGGAGCACCGGTTCCTGGCGGCCCGGCCGGTGGAGCTGCTCACCGACGTGCTGGCGGACGAGGCCGCGCGGGCGCCGGCCTTCGGGTTGGACAATGCGTTGCGGATGCGGTTCCGGGTGGCGGCGAAGACGGGGACCAGCCGGGCGCACGTGGACAACTGGGCCGCGGGCTTCACCCGGGAGCGCACCGTCGCCGTCTGGGTGGGCAACTTCGACGGCACGCCGATGCGGGGCGTGTCCGGCATCACGGGCGCGGGCCCGGTGTTCGCGCGGGTGATGTCGCTGGCGATGCGGGGGATCCGCGCCGCGCCGCTGGTGGACCGGAGCCGCTTCGAGGCCGCCGCCATCTGCCCGCTGTCCGGCGAGCGCGCCGGGCCGAACTGCCCCGGCGCCCTGAAGGAGGTCTACCTGCCGGGCACGGCGCCCCGGCACGACTGCACGATGCACCGGAGCGATGGCGCGCTGGACGTGGGCCCGGCGTACCTCGCCTGGGCGCAGGCGGAGGGACTGGCCTCCACGTCCGTGGGAGCGCAGGGGCGGCCGGGCAGCCGGGCCGGGTTCATCCTGCCGGCGGACGGGGACGAGTTCCTGGTGGAGCCCGAGCTGCCCGAGAGCGCCCAGGCCGTGCCCGTGCGCGTGATGGCGCCCGCCGGGGCGAAGATGCTGGAGCTGCGCACGGAGGACGGGCGCCGCATCGAACTGCCGCCCCCGTTCGTCACGCGCCTGCCCGCGGTGGCGGGGGAGCGCAGGCTGGAGCTGTGGGCGCCCGGCGGCTCCGAACCGCTGGCGGTGACGCGGTATCGCGTCCGATGAACGCGGTGGGCGTGGCCGTCCTGCTCGCCGCGATGGTGGCGGGCACCGCCTCCGGGGGCACGCCCGCGCTCCCACGGCCAGGACGCCCGGTGCCCGGGCCCGGCGCCGCGAAGTCCGAGGAGGCGCGTGGGGCGAGGCCCGCACCGGCCTCCGATGCGAGCGTGGAGGTGCGGCTGCTCTCCAAGCACCGGCCCTCGCGACTGCGCCTGGATGGCCCCCGCTCGCTGGAGGTCGTGGCCTCGCGCGACGTGCTGCTCGTGGACGGACGCGCCGTGCCGCAACCCCTGCGACTGGAGGCCGGACGGTGGCGGGTCCGGGGTCGCGGCCTGGACCGACGCTACGAGGGCTCACTGTCCCTGCGCGCCCGCGCGGGGGAGCTGGGTCTGGTGGCCACGCTCGCCCTGGAGGCCTACGTCGCGGCGGTCACCGCCAGCGAGACGGAGGTCGGCGCGCCGTTCGAGGCGCTCCGGGCCCAGGCCATCACCGCCCGCAGCTATGTGCTCGCGTCGGGCCGCCGGCACGAGGACGCGCGGGCGTGTGATCTCACCCACTGCCAGGTCCTGCGCGGCGAAGGTCTGGCCCGTCACCTGGACCGCTCCCGCGACGCCGCCCGCTCCACGCAAGGGGTCGTGCTGCGCCTGGCGGATGGCACCATCGCCCTGGCTCCATTCCACGCGAGCTGCGGCGGGCACACCGCCGGGCCCGTGGCCGTGTTCGGCGCTCCGGATCTCACCGGCGCCGCCGCCGTGCCGGACCGCTGCCCCGCGTCGCCCTGGCGCGCCGTCGTGTCCCGCGCGCTCGTGACGGCCGCCGCCACCCAGGCGCTCGGCGGCCCCGCGCAGGCCGTGGACCTGTTGCTGGAGCGGGACGCCAGCGGCACGGTGGTGCGCGTGGTGGACCGCGCTTCGGGGCGCGACGCCCGGGGCGACGCCTTCTTCCGCGCGCTCGGCGCCCGCGCCGGTTGGGATCGCATCCGCAGCGCGCGGTTCTCCCTCGCGTTCGGTGGAGACCAGGTGCTCCTCGAAGGGCAGGGGCACGGGCATGGTGTCGGCCTCTGTCAGGCCGGCGCGTCCCTGCTCGCCCGGCAGGGCCAGACCGCGGAGCAGTTGCTCGCGCACTACTTCCCGCACGCCGTTCCCCTGCGGCCGCGGGACAACTGACCCCGGGGGCCGCAAGGGGCCCGGGTTCACAGTTGTTCGCGTGGGGGACGTGCGTTCAGGGGCCGTGCCTTCCGGCTCCCCCGCGAGGGGTTATCAGCACCCTGGGCGCTCCGTATCGATTGCACAGAGCCCTCAGCTCCGCGCCATCCGGCGGGGCGTGGCCTCACGCACCGGCCATCCCGGTGCGGGACCCAACCGGGGAGGCATCACATGGCGTTCAACCTGATCGAAGCGGTCGGCTCACAGTTCATGAAGAAGGGGTTGCTCCAGAAGATCAGCGGGTCCCTGGGAGAGGATCCGCAGGCGACCACCAAGGTGCTGCCGGGCGCCATCGCCGCTGTGGCCGCGGGCGTCGTGGACCAGGGCAGCAACGAGGCGGGGGCGCACCGGCTGCTGTCGAAGCTCAACGAGGGCGGCTTCACCGGACCCGACGCGCCCTCACGGCCCGAAGGCGCGGGCGAGGGCCTGATGGACGAGGAGGAGCGCGGGAAGGGGATGTTGAACGGGCTTTTCGGCAACAAGCTGAACGGCGTCGCGGAGGGCCTCTCGCGCTTCGGCGGGCTGCGCAACTCCGGCTCCGCGATGAAGCTGTTGTCCCTGGCCGCGCCCATGATGATGGGCGTCCTGGGCAAGCAGGTGCGGGATCAGCGCATGGGGGCGTCCGGCCTGATGCAGATGCTGGGCAGCCAGCGCTCCAACATCGCCGCCGTGCTGCCGGCCGGCGTGGGCAGCATCCTGGGCTTCGGGGGCGGCGCGCGCCACGCGGTCGCGGAGGTCATTGAGCCGCACCGCGAGACCGTGACGCACGTGCGGGAGACGCGGGAGACGGCGCCCGTGCGCGAAGCCATCCCCCGTCAGAACCTCAACCGTCCCCCGGAGAAGAAGAAGGGCATCGCCGGGTGGGCCATCCCGCTGGCCCTGCTCGCGCTGGTGGCGCTCGCGTGGGGGGCGTTGCGCGGACGCAGGAACGAACCTGCCCAGGCCCCGCAGGTGACCCGCACCACACCCGCGCCCCGCGTGGAGGAGCGCGTCGCCCAGGCGCCACAGCCCGCGGCACCCACCCCTCGACAGGAGCCGGTGGCGGCGCCTCCAGCCGCGACGCCGCCCGCGGAGCCGACGCCTCCGGCCACGGGTGGCTCCGGCACGGAGGAGCCTCCCGCCACGCCGCCGGCGGAGCCGACCCCGCCGGCCACGGGCGGCTCCGGCACGGAAGAGCCTCCCGCCACGTCGCAGCAGCCCGTGGAGCCGACCCCGCCGGCCACGGGTGGCTCCGGCACGGAGGAGCCCCCCGCCACGTCGCCCGAGGAGCCGGCCACGGGCGGCTCCGGCACGGAGGGGACGGGCGGTGCGGGCATGGAGAAGGTGCGCGTGAGCGACGCCGCCGGCCTGCGTGAGGCCCTGGAGAGCGACGCCGCGCGCAGCCAGGGCTTCGTGCTGGAAGGCGTGGAGTTCAAGACGGGTTCGGCGCAGCTCACCGCGAAGAGCCAGCAGATGGTGGGTGAGCTGGGCAACGTGCTGAAGGAGGAGGCCGACGCGCGCGTGCGCATCAAGGGCTTCACCGACTCCACGGGCAACGCGGACGCCAACCAGCGCCTGTCCCAGACGCGCGCGGACAGCGTGCGCCAGGCCCTGGTGCGCGACGGCGTGCCCGCCAACCGCATCGAGGCCAGCGGCGAGGGTGACGCGGAGCCCATCGCCCCCAACGACACCCCTGAGGGCCGCGTGCAGAACCGTCGCATCGAGGTGCAGGTGCTCGGTCAGCAGTAGCCAACTCCCCCGGACACGCGGTCCCGGCGGCGTACGGCCTTCCTGCGAAGGCCGTGCGCCGCCGCTTTTCCATCCCCCTGCTCATGGACCGCATCAGGGCAGGCAGGAGGGCAGGGGAGCGCCCCGTGGCTGCCGGCCGGCCCCCTTCGCCGCCCGTCCGGCACGGGTGGGCCCGTCGGGCGTGACTGGCCGCGTCCTGTCCACCGCGTTACATCCCCCCGGGGCACCACTTCTGTCAGGCAGGCGCTAACGCCTCGCGTTAGGGCTTCACGCTTGACCCTGCTTTCACCCACCCTCTAGAAGGCCCGCGACCCATGGCGACTCCCGATCGGTTTCCCCTCCCACAGGTCTCCGAATCCACCCGCAAGCCCGAGTGGTTGAAGGTGCGTCTGCCGCACGGGGAAGGGTACGAGCGGGTCAAGGCCATCGTGAAGCGCACGAAGCTGGCCACGGTGTGCGAGGAGGCCCGCTGCCCGAACATCGCCGAGTGCTGGGGTGGAGGCACGGCGACGGTGATGTTGATGGGCGAGGTGTGCACGCGCGCCTGCCGCTTCTGCCACGTGAAGGTCGGGGCGCCGCCGCCGCTGGATCCGATGGAGCCCATCCATCTGGCGCAGGCGGTGAAGGAGATGAACCTGGAGTACATCGTCGTCACGTCGGTGAACCGCGACGACCGCCCGGACGGGGGCGCCAGCCACTTCGCGTCCGCCATCCGGGAGCTGCGCAAGGAGAGCCCGCGCACCCTCGTGGAGGTCCTCATCCCCGACTTCAAGGGGCAGGAGAAGGACCTCGTCACGGTGGCGGAGGCGAAGCCGCACGTGGTGGCGCACAACGTGGAGACGGTGGAGCGCCTGACGCCCTCGGTGCGCGACCGCCGCGCCACCTACCGCCAGTCCCTGCGCGTGCTGGAGTTCCTCAAGCACCGCCCGGAGCGCCTCTACACCAAGACGTCCGTGATGGTGGGCCTGGGCGAAACGGACGAGGAGCTGGAGCGCACCTTCAAGGATCTGCGCGACGTGGGCGTGGACGTGCTCACGCTGGGCCAGTACCTGCAGCCCTCGCAGTACCACCTGCGCGTGGAGCGCTTCGTGACGCCCGCGCAGTTCGACGCATACAAGGCGCTGGCGGAGTCCTTCGGATTCCTCTACGTGGCCTCCGGGCCGCTGGTTCGCTCCAGCTACCGCGCCGCCGAGTTCTTCATGAAGGGTCTGATGGAGCGCGAGCGCGTGGAGCGCCTGGGCTGACCTGAGGCACCCTTCCCCAACACAGAGAGACACACCCCCTCATGGCGACTTTCGAATTCAAGCTCCCGGACCTCGGCGAAGGCGTGATGGAGGGCGAGCTTGTGAAGTGGCACGTCAAGGAGGGCGACCTGGTGAAGGAAGACCAGGTGCTCGCC harbors:
- a CDS encoding OmpA family protein yields the protein MAFNLIEAVGSQFMKKGLLQKISGSLGEDPQATTKVLPGAIAAVAAGVVDQGSNEAGAHRLLSKLNEGGFTGPDAPSRPEGAGEGLMDEEERGKGMLNGLFGNKLNGVAEGLSRFGGLRNSGSAMKLLSLAAPMMMGVLGKQVRDQRMGASGLMQMLGSQRSNIAAVLPAGVGSILGFGGGARHAVAEVIEPHRETVTHVRETRETAPVREAIPRQNLNRPPEKKKGIAGWAIPLALLALVALAWGALRGRRNEPAQAPQVTRTTPAPRVEERVAQAPQPAAPTPRQEPVAAPPAATPPAEPTPPATGGSGTEEPPATPPAEPTPPATGGSGTEEPPATSQQPVEPTPPATGGSGTEEPPATSPEEPATGGSGTEGTGGAGMEKVRVSDAAGLREALESDAARSQGFVLEGVEFKTGSAQLTAKSQQMVGELGNVLKEEADARVRIKGFTDSTGNADANQRLSQTRADSVRQALVRDGVPANRIEASGEGDAEPIAPNDTPEGRVQNRRIEVQVLGQQ
- the lipA gene encoding lipoyl synthase, which encodes MATPDRFPLPQVSESTRKPEWLKVRLPHGEGYERVKAIVKRTKLATVCEEARCPNIAECWGGGTATVMLMGEVCTRACRFCHVKVGAPPPLDPMEPIHLAQAVKEMNLEYIVVTSVNRDDRPDGGASHFASAIRELRKESPRTLVEVLIPDFKGQEKDLVTVAEAKPHVVAHNVETVERLTPSVRDRRATYRQSLRVLEFLKHRPERLYTKTSVMVGLGETDEELERTFKDLRDVGVDVLTLGQYLQPSQYHLRVERFVTPAQFDAYKALAESFGFLYVASGPLVRSSYRAAEFFMKGLMERERVERLG
- a CDS encoding SpoIID/LytB domain-containing protein, whose translation is MAVLLAAMVAGTASGGTPALPRPGRPVPGPGAAKSEEARGARPAPASDASVEVRLLSKHRPSRLRLDGPRSLEVVASRDVLLVDGRAVPQPLRLEAGRWRVRGRGLDRRYEGSLSLRARAGELGLVATLALEAYVAAVTASETEVGAPFEALRAQAITARSYVLASGRRHEDARACDLTHCQVLRGEGLARHLDRSRDAARSTQGVVLRLADGTIALAPFHASCGGHTAGPVAVFGAPDLTGAAAVPDRCPASPWRAVVSRALVTAAATQALGGPAQAVDLLLERDASGTVVRVVDRASGRDARGDAFFRALGARAGWDRIRSARFSLAFGGDQVLLEGQGHGHGVGLCQAGASLLARQGQTAEQLLAHYFPHAVPLRPRDN
- a CDS encoding penicillin-binding protein 1C, with the protein product MARAVAVATALLVVGCVGFIAMPLPGALLSREALSSLVITDRTGQALREVLSREDGRSVGLAGGRIPPLVRAAFIAAEDQRFSWHPGVDGVAVARAARDNVKAGRIVSGASTIPQQLARRLVPRERSWWGKAGEALWALRLTAHLPKDRVLLEYLDRVPLGNSTFGVEAAARRYFGRPAERLSAGQAALLAGMARSPARRDPFRRPDAAVAGMRGVLARMVEEGFLTAEEARLAAETPLDLTPAERVFEVPHLTTALLQRLPQLGLDGATRIETTIDPALQAAVEKAIIEELRGLAERRVGEAAAIVLDNATGEVLAYVGSSDFLDEAKGGQNDGVRSLRQPGSALKPFAYGLALSKGFTPSSVLADVEVHLATPGGSYVPKNYDRRVHGPVRLRAALAASYNIPAVRLTDALGPEQVLRVLREAGFESLTQSASHYGVGIVLGNGDVTLRELARAYRGLARGGVVGPVKEVRAAFGPAGAPLRIPVELEEHRFLAARPVELLTDVLADEAARAPAFGLDNALRMRFRVAAKTGTSRAHVDNWAAGFTRERTVAVWVGNFDGTPMRGVSGITGAGPVFARVMSLAMRGIRAAPLVDRSRFEAAAICPLSGERAGPNCPGALKEVYLPGTAPRHDCTMHRSDGALDVGPAYLAWAQAEGLASTSVGAQGRPGSRAGFILPADGDEFLVEPELPESAQAVPVRVMAPAGAKMLELRTEDGRRIELPPPFVTRLPAVAGERRLELWAPGGSEPLAVTRYRVR